In one window of Acanthochromis polyacanthus isolate Apoly-LR-REF ecotype Palm Island chromosome 8, KAUST_Apoly_ChrSc, whole genome shotgun sequence DNA:
- the LOC110964623 gene encoding ETS domain-containing protein Elk-3: protein MDSAITLWQFLLQLLLDQSHKHLICWTSTDGEFKLLKSEEVAKLWGLRKNKTNMNYDKLSRALRYYYDKNIIKKVIGQKFVYKFVSFPEILKMDPQAVEMGLASGRFSLQDGEAHELEVEEEEEEEGEKEAQRRTLAALGAQQCRNDYLRSGLYSSFSISSLQNQPELLRALRERQDEPRSVIRFGTNSSERSSPPSAKPESYVSPRPSKHPSHSHSPSSPHTQPGRSWSPAAEEDEDSDQGAQPLNLSSGHRERAQQPPEKRSSSSRSSCTNSSGNQGDGLPPKSKKPKALEISAPSLLLAGSDIGSIALNSPALPSGSLTSAFFAAQTPSGLLLAHSPLLSGIHFWSSLSPVAPLSPARLQGHGSLFQFPSLINGHMPVPMPSLEGTPSSLLLSPTTHKS, encoded by the exons ATGGACAGCGCCATCACTCTGTGGCAGTTCCTACTGCAGTTGCTACTTGACCAGAGCCACAAGCACCTGATATGCTGGACGTCCACGGATGGCGAGTTCAAGCTCCTGAAGTCAGAAGAAGTGGCCAAGCTGTGGGGGCTGCGCAAGAACAAGACCAACATGAACTACGACAAGCTGAGCAGAGCGCTGCGCTACTATTACGACAAG AACATCATCAAGAAGGTGATTGGCCAGAAGTTTGTCTATAAGTTTGTGTCATTCCCTGAGATCCTCAAGATGGATCCACAGGCCGTGGAGATGGGTCTGGCTTCAGGAAGGTTTTCCCTGCAGGACGGAGAGGCCCATGAGCtggaagtggaggaggaggaggaggaagaaggggagAAGGAGGCCCAGAGGAGGACCCTGGCAGCCCTGGGGGCGCAGCAGTGTCGAAACGACTACCTCCGCTCAGGTCTCTACTCGTCCTTCAGTATCAGCTCCCTGCAGAACCAGCCTGAGCTTCTTCGAGCTCTGCGGGAGCGTCAGGATGAGCCACGCTCTGTCATCCGCTTTGGCACCAACAGCAGCGAGAGGAGCTCCCCTCCCTCTGCCAAGCCAGAGTCCTACGTCTCCCCCAGGCCATCCAAACACCCCTCTCACTCCCACTCCCCGTCCTCCCCGCACACCCAGCCTGGCCGGAGCTGGAGCCCTGCTGCCGAGGAAGACGAGGACTCTGACCAGGGCGCTCAGCCCCTCAATCTGTCCTCTGGGCACAGGGAGCGAGCCCAGCAGCCTCCTGaaaagaggagcagcagcagcagaagtagTTGTACTAACAGTAGTGGTAACCAAGGAGATGGACTCCCACCAAAAAGCAAAAAGCCCAAAGCTCTGGAGATCTCCGCCccgtccctgctgctggccgggAGCGACATCGGCTCCATCGCCCTCAACAGCCCAGCGCTGCCGTCTGGCTCCCTCACTTCTGCCTTCTTCGCTGCACAG ACTCCCTCGGGTTTGCTGCTGGCTCACAGTCCGCTGTTGTCAGGCATCCACTTCTGGAGCAGCCTGAGCCCCGTCGCTCCGCTCAGCCCCGCCCGGCTGCAGGGCCACGGCTCCCTGTTCCAG ttccccagcctaaTCAACGGACACATGCCTGTCCCCATGCCAAGCCTGGAAGGAACACCCTCCTCCCTGctcctgtctcccaccaccCACAAATCCTGA